The following are from one region of the Geothermobacter ehrlichii genome:
- a CDS encoding GGDEF domain-containing response regulator — protein sequence MPAPIVLVADDELFFRRLFSDILGEEGCQVETVDSGQAAIDRIRQGGVDLVLSDLVMPGVDGLEVLRQAREMDNPPDVVLVTGNATLETAVQALKNGARDYLIKPCNPEELKHLVHTCLEQRRLLNENSLLKSQLQLFRKGQDLASQIELDRLLVRATAILVREIGAARGFAFLAGKLNVEKILTTEGMEDYHARFLATRLLARIRQATGLTRLDRPFGTDSENLPPDCRQALFFPLVSQKECKGGLVLINAVSSDFPEPLPEKNLQFLAEQTNLGFDNAFRYQGARELIYTDDLTGLYNQRYLDIALDQEIRRAERYGLEFSVIFIDIDHFKKVNDTHGHLSGSRALKEVAQLLRKSIREVDIPFRYGGDEFTALLVETGQKGAAVVAERIRRTIEQHVFLRELEQDFRLTASIGYATYPTDADTKRQILQLADNAMYLGKKERNITRGVEHLDL from the coding sequence ATGCCTGCGCCGATTGTTCTGGTGGCTGACGACGAACTTTTCTTCCGCCGCCTCTTTTCCGACATCCTGGGCGAAGAAGGCTGCCAGGTCGAAACCGTCGACTCCGGCCAAGCCGCTATCGACCGCATCCGCCAAGGCGGCGTCGACCTCGTGCTCAGCGACCTGGTCATGCCCGGTGTCGACGGTCTCGAGGTCCTGCGGCAGGCCCGCGAGATGGACAATCCTCCCGACGTGGTTCTGGTCACCGGCAACGCCACCCTCGAAACCGCGGTCCAGGCCCTGAAGAACGGCGCCCGCGACTATCTGATCAAGCCCTGCAATCCCGAAGAACTGAAACACCTGGTCCATACCTGCCTCGAACAGCGACGACTGCTGAACGAGAACAGCCTGCTCAAAAGCCAGCTGCAACTCTTTCGCAAGGGGCAGGACCTGGCCAGCCAGATCGAACTCGACCGGCTTCTCGTCCGGGCCACCGCCATCCTGGTCCGGGAGATCGGCGCCGCCAGGGGATTCGCCTTTCTCGCCGGCAAACTGAACGTCGAAAAGATCCTGACGACCGAAGGGATGGAGGACTACCACGCCCGCTTTCTGGCCACCCGGCTGCTGGCCCGCATCCGGCAGGCAACGGGGCTGACCCGACTCGACCGGCCGTTCGGAACCGACAGCGAAAACCTGCCGCCCGACTGTCGGCAGGCCCTGTTCTTTCCGCTCGTCAGCCAGAAGGAATGCAAGGGCGGGCTGGTGCTGATCAACGCCGTAAGCAGCGATTTTCCCGAACCTCTGCCGGAAAAGAACCTGCAGTTTCTCGCCGAACAGACCAATCTCGGCTTCGACAACGCCTTTCGCTACCAGGGGGCGCGGGAGCTGATCTACACCGACGACCTGACCGGGCTGTACAACCAGCGTTATCTCGACATCGCCCTCGACCAGGAGATCCGCCGCGCCGAGCGCTACGGCCTCGAGTTTTCCGTCATCTTTATCGACATCGACCATTTCAAGAAGGTCAACGACACCCACGGCCACCTCTCCGGCAGCCGCGCCCTGAAGGAGGTGGCCCAGCTGTTGCGCAAGAGCATCCGCGAAGTCGACATCCCCTTCCGCTACGGCGGCGACGAGTTCACCGCCCTGCTGGTCGAAACCGGACAAAAGGGAGCGGCGGTCGTCGCCGAACGTATCCGGCGGACCATCGAACAGCACGTCTTCCTCAGGGAGCTGGAGCAGGATTTCCGCCTGACGGCGAGCATCGGCTATGCCACCTATCCGACCGACGCCGATACCAAGCGCCAGATCCTGCAGCTGGCCGACAACGCCATGTACCTCGGCAAGAAGGAGCGCAACATCACCCGTGGCGTCGAACACCTCGATCTCTGA
- a CDS encoding DNA internalization-related competence protein ComEC/Rec2: protein MFPALFLTALVTGLLLGTVVPDSGVWLFAAGLTATAGLLPVTRKGQPLLVVALVLLGIGLYQHAGHPPPGAEGLLALTDGKRHRLSGTVIQARKDEYGRSRLNLGDLQLHDKGTIRALAGNLRLTVDRTKDSWLPGERVQFSARLRRPARFGNPGEFDYPRHLAAQGVFATAYLPNERGLARLAPKGGPSPRLRLARLRQQLSDWIDSRLPPVRASLLKALVLGNRDAFPERLRQRVAGAGLAHLLAISGLHLGLLGWFLYRLGLFAWRRSERLLLWQPPGRMLPLLLTPPLALYTLVTGQALSTLRALLVWTFAALLLAFGERRRPTDVLLLALLLMLLVQPLALWEPGLQLSAAGAAGILLFLPAWHARLSGFFSRMRRLLDLPLATAAASLATFPLVGLHFHQIVPAGLVTNLFAVPLIGFAALPLGLAAVLGHILHLPGSGYLLDLAGLLAEKTLWLSETIATWPPLRARDWFPDPFQLLASAVLIVALPALSRGRTKPFVAAAALAVVLLAWPRLATDRPLRLTAFAVGQGESLLVEMPGGNSYLIDGGGLRKSRFDIGQRLVAPALGRLGVHRLTGVILTHPHPDHYLGLAAILRHIPVDSFYSALSADELPEEIRAAIRQETRQRQLAPGWHLLEQNADMELRIWVPPQSAPSVNDRSLAVYLRAGNSGALLTGDLEATGVTRLLDSLPDKPVTLLKLPHHGSRHSATDRLLERLRPRLALVSVGRDNPYHLPAPTVVASCRKLGVTLLRTDRDGCIRLTATGDGWRRDTGLFN, encoded by the coding sequence GTGTTTCCGGCCCTGTTCCTGACGGCCCTGGTCACCGGCCTGCTGCTCGGAACAGTCGTTCCCGACAGTGGCGTCTGGCTTTTCGCCGCCGGACTGACGGCCACCGCCGGACTGTTGCCCGTCACACGGAAAGGGCAGCCTCTGCTGGTCGTTGCCCTGGTCCTGCTCGGCATCGGTCTCTACCAGCATGCCGGCCATCCCCCACCCGGAGCCGAGGGGCTGCTCGCGCTGACCGACGGCAAGAGGCACCGGCTGTCGGGCACCGTCATCCAGGCCCGAAAGGACGAATATGGACGGTCGCGGCTGAACCTGGGCGATCTGCAGCTGCACGACAAGGGGACCATCCGCGCGCTTGCGGGCAACCTGCGATTGACCGTCGACCGGACCAAAGACAGTTGGCTGCCCGGCGAGCGGGTGCAGTTCAGCGCCAGGTTGCGGCGGCCGGCCCGCTTCGGCAACCCGGGTGAATTCGACTATCCGCGGCACCTGGCGGCGCAAGGCGTCTTTGCAACCGCCTACCTGCCTAACGAGCGCGGCCTGGCCCGCCTCGCTCCCAAGGGCGGACCATCCCCTCGCCTGCGTCTGGCCCGGCTGCGACAACAGCTGTCCGACTGGATCGACAGCCGGCTGCCGCCGGTCAGGGCCAGTCTGCTCAAAGCACTGGTTCTCGGCAACCGCGACGCCTTTCCGGAACGGCTGCGGCAACGGGTCGCCGGAGCCGGCCTGGCCCACCTGCTGGCCATCTCCGGCCTGCACCTCGGCCTGCTCGGCTGGTTTCTCTACCGGCTCGGACTTTTCGCCTGGCGGCGCAGCGAACGCCTGTTGCTCTGGCAGCCTCCCGGCCGCATGCTGCCCCTGCTGTTGACCCCGCCGCTCGCTCTCTACACCCTGGTCACCGGGCAGGCCCTGTCGACCCTGCGCGCACTGCTGGTCTGGACCTTCGCCGCACTGCTGCTGGCGTTCGGCGAACGGCGGCGACCGACGGACGTTCTGCTGCTCGCCCTGCTGCTGATGCTGCTCGTTCAGCCCCTCGCCCTGTGGGAACCGGGACTGCAGCTGTCGGCGGCCGGAGCCGCCGGCATTCTCCTCTTTCTGCCGGCGTGGCACGCCAGGCTTTCCGGATTCTTCTCCCGGATGCGCAGGCTGCTCGACCTTCCCCTGGCCACGGCCGCCGCCTCCCTGGCGACCTTTCCCCTGGTCGGCCTGCACTTCCATCAGATCGTTCCGGCCGGGCTGGTCACCAATCTCTTCGCCGTGCCCCTGATCGGTTTCGCCGCCCTTCCCCTCGGCCTGGCCGCCGTGCTGGGGCACATTCTCCATCTGCCCGGCAGTGGATACCTGCTGGATCTCGCCGGTCTGCTGGCCGAAAAGACCCTCTGGCTGAGCGAGACGATCGCCACCTGGCCACCTCTGCGCGCCCGGGACTGGTTTCCGGATCCGTTCCAGCTGCTGGCCTCCGCCGTCCTCATCGTCGCCCTGCCGGCCCTGAGCAGGGGGCGAACGAAACCCTTTGTCGCCGCGGCCGCGCTGGCCGTCGTGCTGCTGGCCTGGCCGCGCCTGGCAACCGACCGGCCGCTGCGGCTGACCGCCTTCGCCGTCGGCCAGGGAGAATCGCTGCTGGTAGAGATGCCCGGCGGCAACAGCTACCTGATCGACGGCGGGGGACTGCGCAAATCCCGGTTCGACATCGGCCAGAGGCTGGTCGCCCCGGCGCTGGGCCGTCTCGGCGTCCACCGGCTGACCGGCGTCATCCTGACCCATCCCCATCCCGACCACTACCTCGGCCTGGCCGCCATTCTGCGACACATCCCTGTCGACAGCTTCTATTCGGCGCTCTCCGCCGACGAGCTGCCGGAAGAGATCCGCGCCGCCATCCGTCAGGAAACACGACAACGGCAACTGGCACCCGGCTGGCACCTGCTGGAGCAGAATGCCGACATGGAACTGCGCATCTGGGTGCCGCCGCAATCGGCACCCTCGGTCAACGACCGGTCGCTGGCCGTCTACCTGCGCGCCGGAAACAGCGGCGCCCTGCTCACCGGCGACCTCGAAGCCACGGGCGTCACCCGGCTTCTCGACAGCCTGCCCGACAAGCCGGTGACCCTGCTCAAACTGCCGCACCACGGCAGCCGGCATTCGGCGACAGACCGCCTGCTCGAGCGGTTGCGACCGCGCCTCGCCCTGGTTTCGGTCGGGCGCGACAACCCCTACCACCTTCCCGCCCCGACCGTTGTCGCCAGCTGCCGGAAACTGGGGGTTACGCTGCTGCGCACCGACCGTGACGGCTGCATCCGGCTGACGGCGACCGGCGACGGCTGGCGACGCGACACCGGGCTTTTCAATTGA
- a CDS encoding carbohydrate-binding protein → MLRLSLLLLCLLLASGQALAAPPTQRDWLINLVDGLGWSFGLPDNPQDADYLAVVDGGRRLHIEAEEAIQPEDLVAVKNYRIYGDFSGEGWVSGIARPTTAHLRFLLPIGGRYEIRARLRLPGHRFTIGGQEFTADGGTGFTTVVVAQTELVAGENEIAVTLPANGSLDYLELQAPAYPPIAPPGGWRPDRPLRKADLAATVIKALQLENCLPQAGETVRIEAETASDTGDAEITRITHLGHPSGGAWLRARAGVTRVVLDFTPPAPGVYRLALRGTGKGTVRAELDGRYLTDFDFPPYLQARTWASLYLAGGKHRLEITLPPRGGIDALLLTPLSDRDEDYLRLSGLQTADPPEPADLDRTLELLNSFMLPR, encoded by the coding sequence GTGTTGCGTCTGTCCCTGCTTTTGCTGTGCCTTCTCCTCGCGTCCGGCCAGGCCCTGGCCGCCCCCCCCACCCAGCGCGACTGGCTGATCAACCTGGTCGACGGCCTCGGCTGGAGCTTCGGACTGCCGGACAATCCGCAGGACGCCGACTACCTGGCCGTCGTCGACGGCGGGCGCCGGCTGCACATCGAGGCCGAAGAAGCCATCCAGCCCGAGGATCTGGTCGCGGTCAAGAACTACCGGATCTACGGCGACTTCAGCGGCGAGGGCTGGGTCAGCGGCATCGCCAGGCCGACCACCGCCCACCTGAGATTTCTCCTTCCCATCGGCGGCCGCTACGAGATCCGGGCCCGCCTGCGGCTGCCGGGACACCGGTTCACCATCGGCGGCCAGGAGTTCACCGCCGACGGCGGCACCGGCTTCACCACCGTCGTGGTGGCGCAAACCGAACTGGTCGCCGGCGAAAACGAGATCGCCGTCACCCTGCCGGCCAACGGCTCCCTCGATTACCTCGAGCTGCAGGCGCCGGCCTACCCGCCCATTGCGCCCCCAGGCGGCTGGCGGCCGGACAGGCCGCTGCGAAAAGCCGACCTGGCGGCAACCGTCATCAAGGCCCTCCAGCTCGAAAACTGTCTGCCGCAGGCCGGCGAAACGGTACGCATCGAGGCGGAAACCGCGAGCGACACCGGCGATGCCGAAATCACCCGGATCACCCATCTCGGCCATCCGAGCGGCGGCGCCTGGCTCCGGGCCCGGGCCGGCGTGACGCGCGTCGTCCTCGACTTCACCCCGCCGGCACCCGGCGTCTACCGGCTGGCGTTGCGCGGCACCGGCAAAGGCACCGTCCGTGCCGAACTCGACGGCCGTTACCTGACCGACTTTGACTTTCCTCCCTACCTGCAGGCCCGAACCTGGGCCAGCCTGTATCTCGCCGGCGGCAAGCACCGCCTCGAAATCACCCTGCCGCCGCGCGGCGGCATCGACGCCCTGCTTCTCACCCCCCTGTCGGACCGGGACGAGGACTATCTCCGGCTGAGCGGCCTGCAAACGGCCGATCCGCCGGAACCGGCGGATCTCGACCGCACCCTCGAACTGCTCAACAGCTTCATGCTTCCACGCTGA
- a CDS encoding bifunctional aconitate hydratase 2/2-methylisocitrate dehydratase yields MIEAYLRHEEERKAQGIPALPLNPEQTTQLCELLQNPPAGKEEFLLHLFTERISPGVDPAARVKAEFLDAILKGSKSSPLIDRNKAVEILGTMIGGYNVQPLIDTLGDAELADAAACALSGLTYVYDAAGQIIELAKSNAAAKKVVESWANAEWFTSRPEIPETITVKVFKVEGEINTDDFSPAGDAWSRPDIPLHALAMGKTRFPGGIEQIAKWRAEGHQVAFVGDVVGTGSSRKSACNSVLWHIGEDIPHVPNKRRGGVIIGGVIAPIFFNTAQDSGALPLRMDVTKMNMGDVITINTVKGEVTNEAGEVISTFEIKPNTLRDEYRAGGRIPLIIGRSITNQAREALGMGEADIFAKPDNPTPKPGQGYSLAQKMVGRACGVEGVLPGTACEPKMTTVGSQDTTGPMTADELKELACLKFQSPMFMQSFCHTAAYPKPADVKMHQTLPQFIAEREGVALRPGDGVIHSWLNRLLVPDTVGTGGDSHTRFPIGISFPAGSGLVAFAGALGFMPLDMPESVLVRFKGELNPGITLRDVVNAIPYYAIKQGLLTVPKKNKINVFNGRILEMEGLPNLTVEQAFELTDAAAERSAAAGCIQLSEESVCTYLRSNIALMEKMIEEGYRHADTLRKRIEAVKEWLKEPKLLKADSNAEYAAVIEIDLADIKEPILACPNDPDDVRLLSEVAGTPVQDVFLGSCMTNIGHFRAAGEIWRGQKFNPNVRTWICPPTRMDQEKLKEEAYFSVFSAVGARIEIAGCSLCMGNQARVPDGSTVFSTSTRNFDDRMGDGAQVYLGSAELGAVVSTMGKLPTPEEYFAVYNEKVAPKADQIYRYLQFDEMEGYGKSA; encoded by the coding sequence ATGATCGAAGCCTATCTGCGCCATGAAGAAGAGAGAAAAGCCCAGGGCATTCCGGCCCTGCCGCTCAATCCCGAGCAGACGACACAGCTTTGCGAACTGCTGCAGAATCCGCCGGCGGGCAAGGAAGAGTTCCTGCTGCATCTGTTCACCGAGCGCATTTCGCCCGGTGTCGATCCCGCCGCCAGGGTCAAGGCCGAGTTCCTCGATGCGATTCTGAAGGGGAGCAAGAGTTCGCCGCTGATCGACCGGAACAAGGCGGTTGAAATTCTCGGCACCATGATCGGCGGCTACAACGTGCAGCCGCTCATCGACACCCTCGGAGACGCCGAACTGGCGGACGCGGCCGCCTGCGCCCTGTCCGGGCTGACCTATGTCTACGACGCCGCCGGCCAGATCATCGAGCTGGCCAAGAGCAACGCCGCCGCCAAGAAGGTGGTGGAAAGCTGGGCCAACGCCGAGTGGTTCACCAGTCGTCCCGAGATTCCCGAAACCATCACCGTCAAGGTGTTCAAGGTCGAAGGCGAAATCAACACCGACGATTTCTCTCCCGCCGGTGACGCCTGGAGCCGTCCCGACATTCCGCTGCATGCCCTGGCCATGGGCAAGACCCGCTTCCCCGGCGGTATCGAGCAGATCGCCAAGTGGCGCGCCGAAGGGCACCAGGTCGCCTTTGTCGGCGACGTGGTCGGCACCGGCTCCAGCCGCAAGTCGGCCTGCAACAGCGTGCTCTGGCACATCGGCGAGGACATTCCGCATGTGCCGAACAAGCGGCGTGGCGGCGTCATCATCGGCGGCGTCATCGCCCCGATCTTCTTCAACACCGCCCAGGATTCCGGCGCCCTGCCGCTGCGGATGGATGTCACCAAGATGAACATGGGCGATGTCATCACCATCAATACCGTCAAAGGTGAGGTGACCAACGAGGCCGGCGAGGTGATCTCCACCTTCGAAATCAAGCCAAACACCTTGCGTGACGAGTACCGGGCCGGCGGCCGCATCCCGCTGATCATCGGCCGCAGCATTACCAACCAGGCCCGCGAGGCCCTGGGCATGGGCGAGGCCGATATCTTCGCCAAGCCGGACAACCCGACGCCGAAGCCGGGTCAGGGCTATTCGCTGGCTCAGAAGATGGTCGGCCGTGCCTGCGGCGTCGAGGGGGTTCTGCCCGGAACCGCCTGCGAGCCGAAGATGACCACCGTCGGCTCCCAGGACACCACCGGCCCGATGACCGCCGACGAGCTGAAGGAGCTGGCCTGCCTGAAGTTCCAGTCACCGATGTTCATGCAGTCCTTCTGTCACACCGCCGCCTATCCGAAGCCGGCCGACGTGAAGATGCACCAGACCCTGCCGCAGTTCATCGCCGAGCGTGAAGGTGTCGCCTTGCGTCCCGGCGACGGCGTCATCCACAGCTGGCTGAACCGGCTGCTGGTCCCCGACACCGTCGGCACCGGCGGCGACTCGCACACCCGTTTCCCCATCGGCATCAGCTTTCCCGCCGGCTCCGGTCTGGTGGCTTTCGCCGGCGCTCTCGGCTTCATGCCGCTCGACATGCCCGAGTCGGTGCTGGTTCGGTTCAAGGGCGAGCTCAACCCCGGCATCACCCTGCGTGACGTGGTCAACGCCATCCCCTACTATGCCATCAAGCAGGGGCTGCTGACCGTGCCGAAGAAGAACAAGATCAACGTCTTCAACGGCCGCATTCTCGAGATGGAGGGGCTGCCCAACCTGACCGTCGAGCAGGCCTTCGAGCTGACCGATGCCGCCGCCGAGCGCAGTGCCGCCGCCGGCTGCATCCAGCTTTCCGAGGAGAGCGTCTGCACCTACCTGCGCTCCAACATCGCCCTGATGGAGAAGATGATCGAAGAAGGCTACCGGCACGCCGATACCCTGCGCAAGCGGATTGAGGCGGTCAAGGAATGGCTCAAGGAGCCGAAGCTGCTCAAGGCCGACAGTAACGCCGAGTACGCCGCGGTCATCGAAATCGACCTGGCCGATATCAAGGAACCGATCCTTGCCTGCCCCAACGATCCCGATGACGTGCGGCTCCTTTCCGAGGTGGCCGGCACCCCGGTGCAGGACGTCTTTCTCGGCTCCTGCATGACCAACATCGGGCATTTCCGTGCCGCCGGCGAGATCTGGCGCGGTCAGAAGTTCAATCCGAATGTCCGCACCTGGATCTGCCCGCCGACCCGCATGGACCAGGAAAAGCTGAAGGAAGAAGCTTACTTCTCCGTCTTCAGCGCCGTCGGCGCCCGCATCGAGATCGCCGGCTGCTCCCTCTGCATGGGCAACCAGGCCCGGGTGCCGGACGGCTCGACGGTCTTTTCGACCTCGACCCGCAACTTCGACGACCGCATGGGCGACGGCGCCCAGGTCTATCTCGGCAGCGCCGAGCTGGGAGCGGTGGTCAGCACCATGGGCA